The genomic stretch GGTATTGGTGAGCGTACGCGAGTGGGGCGACGCCATGTTTTGACCCTCGTTTAACGATCGTCGCGGACAATTTTCAGTTCCCAAGGCACGGGAGAAAGGTTATGTCGGACGCCGACGAACATGATCTTGAAGCGTTTGATGCGATGGTGCCGGTGATCATTCGGGCGGTGCCGCAAGACGACGTCCTGGCGGCGGTCACGTGTTACGTCGGGCCAATGATTAGTCGAGCGGAAGATCCGGATGAGATTCGAACCGCCGTAGACGAAATACTGCACCGCCACGGGCTCGCAACGCCTGGCTTGTAGAAGCCGGGCTGGACTTCACGCACAAATCGCGCGTTGCTCCCAGCGCCCGGCTCGCCCGAGCGCTAGCTTGACGTCAGCCAAACAGGGATTGGCCGATGAGAGACCAAGAAGATCCGAGAGCTGGGGAAGCGTTTGCTTCCTTCCTGGACGCTACGGGCTATCACGCCCTTTCTTATGAGGAGAAGCAGCGTCTGTGGCAAGCCTTCGTCTGGGCGAGGGTACCAGATCATCCAGTCATGCGATTCGTACTGGATGGGCCGCCGGCAGGTCCAGGCAGGTCAGGGCGCTTCGTCGAAATGGAAGATGCGGTCGGACAGAGCATTACGTCCGGCCGATGGCACGAAGACGCCCGCGGGCGCTGGGTACTAGAAGTCGCCCCCTCCCGCGGAGGACGGCCACAGCCTGGCTAGGAATTCCCGAACCTCATCGGCAGATATGCCTACTTCTTGAACAGCCTCGCGGAGGCGCTCCTCGCTGGCGCCCAGTTCCTTGATCCAGTCACCCGCGCCGCTGGAAGTACTCGCGGACCTTGTCGGCCGTAGGACCCACTGCCTCCACAGCGGCGCGAAGCTCCGCCTCGGTGGCGTCCAGGGCCTTGGTCCAGTAACGAACCTCGTGCTCTTCGTTTAAGTTGATGCGGGAGCGGTCGGGCTCTCCGCGGTTCCTGGGATCGTCTGTCATCGGGCTTCACCTAGCTGGGGAGCCTCACCTTACGCCACCACCCTGTGATGGTCCTGGCTTGAAACGAGCCGCCAGCGGCGGCGTCTGTGCGGCGCCAACCAGGCCGAATGTCCGTATATGGACTCCCCCTCTGCTGCAAGCATCCTGCATCCGGCGCCCGAGTCGACTGCGCACGTATATCCGGCCTCGGACTGCTGCATCGCTTCGATGCTGGGCCTTGATGGGCTATTCGCGCGCCGGCTCCCAATCGCTATCACGTGCTTACGCACCAGGACATTCAGGGGTTTGCCGGCGCCGGTCCGACCGGTTTGCCATCTGCAGGTTGTTCGCAGTCGTTGGGGCTCCCAGGTATCAGGCGGCTGCCAGGTCCGGTTGATAGTCGGTGCCGTTGCGCAGCATGGCCCAGGCCATGCGTGCAGTCTTGTTGGCCAGGGCTACACAGGCCACATTCGGATGCGAGCGCTCAGCCAGTCGGCAGATCCATCGGCTAAGTCGGTCTTCTTTGCCCTTGGCCGTTCGCAGCATGGCCCGCGCGCCATGGACCAACAACGAGCGCAGGTAGGCATCACCGCGTTTGCTGATGCCCAGCAGGCGCTCCTTCCCGCCCGAACTATGCTGGCGGGGTGTCAGGCCCAGCGACGCGGAAAGCTGCCTGCCATTGGCAAACTGCCGGGCATCACCCACTGCGGCCAGCAAGGCCGTTGCGATCATCGGACCGACGCCGCGCAACTGTTGCAGCCGCACTGCATCCGGATCGCTTTGGGCGATGGCCCCGATGTCCGCATCCAGTTCGGCGACCCGGTCATCCAGAGCACGAATATCTCGCCACAGCCCGTCGAGCAGATGTCGGAAGCGATCGCTAAGCCCGTTATCGGCATCCTCCAGCCAGCGCGGAATCGCCCGGCGCAGCGACAACAGTTCCTTCGGCGCCACCAACCCGTACTCGGCCACCAGGCCGCGGATCTGGTTCGCCTTCGCCGTGCGCTGTTCGACCAGCCCTGCGCGGATGCGATGTGCAGACTGGATATCCTGTTGCTCCACCGACTTCACCGATACGAAGCGCATGCAAGGTCGGCTCATCGCCTCACAGATCGCTTCGGCGTCGTTGGCGTCGTTCTTGTTGCTTTTCACATAAGGCTTCACGAACTGCGGAGCGATCAGCTTCACGCGGAAACCGCGTGCCTGCAGTTGCCGCGCCCAGTGATGAGCGCCGCCGCAACTCTCCATGCCGATCTCGCAGCCAGGCGGTGCTGTTTCCGCCACGGCCCGCAACCAGCGCTCACGCGGCAGCCGCTTGCACCAGGCGGGGCGTTCGCGGCGATCCACGCCATGCACCTGGAATACGTTTTTCGCCAAGTCGACGCCGATGCGAATAAGCTCGTTCATGGTGGACTCCTCCAAGCCGCGACTGTGCTCGCAAACTCAGTCTGGCACTCGATGAGTGCGCTGGTGAGGAGGAGTCCATCCCATTGCTATCGGCCAAATGCGGACGCAGTCTCACGCTGCGAGACGGGGAGCCCCTAGCGTCGCGCGTCCTTTATCACCGAGGGCGCTGCTTTGAAGACTCAGTACTACACGTCGTCTAGCCTCGATGGCTTTCTTGCAACCGAAGACGATTCACTGGAATGGTTGTTTCCGCTGGGCGACATCAACGAGACCAGCTATCCGTCCTTCATCGAGGGCGTCGGCGCGATCGCAATGGGATCGTCGACCTACGAGTGGATCCTGCGCAATGCAGGTACCGTCTCCGAACAGACTGGAACAGCGTGGCCATACACCCAACCCACTTGGGTCTTCACCAGCCGCGAGTTGCCGAAGATTGAAGGTGCCAACGTAACGTTCGCCAACGGCGACGTACGCGCGGCTCACTCTCAAATGCTCGCGGCTGCCAGCGGTAGGAATGTGTGGGTCATGGGCGGCGGCGGCCTCGCAGCGCAGTTTTACGACGCCGGTTTGCTGGACGAGATCACCGTACAGATCGGCTCCGCGACGCTCGGATCCGGAAAACCGTTGTTCCCGCGACGGCTTCTCAGCCCCGGGCTTGCCCTGATCTCCGCAACACGCGTTGGCACCGGGTTTGCAGAGCTGACCTACAGTGTCCTGAAGGATCGCCACTAACCTGATTGGCGACCCCTGATGTCCGCTTTGGGTCGAAAGCGGACATTAGCAGCCCGCGAGTGAGATGCACCGAAGAAGGTTCGGCCGACCAGCGGCTGCGTGCCACGGCTGGAGCTGCCAGCTGGCCGGCCGAATTAGTCGAGCCAAGTGCGGAGCAGGAAGGCACTCAACCCATCCCCAACGGCCCCCGCCGCGAAGGTGACGAGCGCTGCCACCGCGAAGCCGCTGATGGCGTACACGAAGGTGGGAACCATCTGGCTAAGAAGAATTTGCATGGGCCGGCCCCTGTTCCGGAATGTCGACTTTGCCGGATCGGGTGCGATTGCGCCAGCGTGGGCATCAGCCGCGCTGAAAGTGCTCGTCGTTGGCCGTATCGGGCACCGGGCCCGCCATGTCCGCGGCGCCCCTTGGGGGCACGCTCGGCCCGATGTCCGCTACCGGCCAGGAGCGGACATACGCGACGGCGCCGGCGTACCCCCGAGCCCTACCCCTGTTCTGGCAGATTTCCACTTTGCATCAGCACGGCTCGCGACTTGCGGATGAAGTTGCTATCGAACGCCTGTGGGAAGTCTTGAAGAAAGCGCTGGTAGATTTCCACCGCGTCCGCATCGCGACCCATGTTCACATAGGTCACCACGCTGGTGTACACGGTGCGGTCCTCCATCATGCGGCCGCCAGTCACTCTCTGCAGGAGATCCAAGGTGCTCGCCGCATTCGCGAAGTCATCGTTCGCTGCGTATGCAAATGCCAGAAATGGAAGGCCTTGGAATTCGTGGAGCTGTGAGTCGGCATACTGGAGGTCCGTCAGCGCGGCCTTGCCTCTGCCGTTGATGCAGTCCTCGGCGCCGCCGATCAGTCGCGTATAGGGGCTGTCTGGAAATCTGGCTCGTGCGTCAGCGGCCACCTTGCCGCGCTCTTCGTGACGACTAAAGGTCCTGTAGAGGACCCAGTAGAGCGTATTGAGCCGTCGCGGTTCTGACTCTGCGTCGTTGCTGGCGATCTCCCGCAGCAACGAAACGGCAGAATCCGGATCTCCGGAGTTCGCCGAGTACAGGGCTAGCTGCATGTTGCGCTCGAACGTTGCCTTGCAATCCCTTCGCAGCGCCTCCGCCTTGTCCGCCAAGTCCGGCCGAAGGCGTCCGGTAACTAAGCCCCGATTCCCTTCGCTCACGTCTGATATGAGTGACTGGCAGTTAACGACGCGGCGCTCGGCCGAGCACGACGGCACGACAGCCAGTACAACGGCGGCGACAACGCACTTGACCGGAAACCTCAGGCCGCAATGCAATCGAGAGTTCATGTCCACGTCCTTTCGTCTAGCAACATAGCCACCTTGGCAATCTCGTGATCATCCGTACCAGATCGGGCATCCAGTCACGCCAGACCGAAGGCCTGATCCGCATGAGTGCCGTCCCCATGACCCAATTTGGCAAGCGAGCCAAGTGTCCGCTGCGGGTCGGAAGCGGACATTAGCACCGCTGGCCCGCACGCTTCGAGCCCGATCTCCATTGGCGGTCCGAAGCAACCGATGGCTCGCCCCCCCCGCCCCAACAGCGGCCGCGCGCGGAGGCCCCTCGGTCGGACCGGCCACCACACGCCCACTTCACAGTCCCGCCACGCTGACATCGCGCGCGCGTCCCACGCTTCTGGTCATGTGCCCCGAGAGATCGCCACAATGTCATTCGCAACGCCGCGACCTATGCCCACGCTTCTGCTCTGCATCGCTGCGCTCGCGGTGGGCTGCGGAGGCCCTCCCGAGGATCGGTCACCGGATCTGCAACTGCTTGCGACCGACGTCCATGTTGCCGTTGCGCGGCATACGCTTGTCCTGCCGTTTGTCGCTTTAGATCATGCGGCCGGAGGGATGTCCTTCTCGCTCAATCGGAAAGCCGATGCGAGGCACGCGGCCCAGCGAAGCACTGCTCTACTTCAAGAGACTCGCGACCATGGGCGCCCGCTCGCGCTCGACCTGGTCTCGGTCACGGTGCACAGCTACGGCGCGAGCGACTTCGATAGCCACCGAGGTCGGCTGTGCCCCCGGTTGTCACGCAAGTGGGCACGGTCCGTGTGCGACGACTCGCTCGGCGTCATTCGACGCGCACTGCCTCCCGGTCGCTTCAAGCTGATCGATCTGGCCCGGCTGCGGCTCGATGATCCTCGCGGGCCCGGGAACTGCCTCCGCGATCGCAAGCACACCGCGTTGCCCTCCGTTCCCGGGCGCGGCGTCATCGTCTGTCCCGCGCTGGTCTTTGGCGGCGACGAAGACGAGTTTCATACGGCGGTCGTGCGGATCGATGGCGATCTGGGTGCGATGTGGACGGTGTGGCGAAATGGGCAGAACGGCGAATCGGCCGAAGCGATGGCTGCGCGGGAGGGCAACGCCATCGCGCTGTTTGTCGAGACCGCACTGGGCGAACGCGAGGACTATCCGAAGCTTGAGCGGGGCATGTGCCCTTTGATGCGACCCGGCATTTGACGCCCCATCTGAGTTGCACCTACCGGTTCGGGCGCCGATAGCCAAACCGGAGCGTTTGGACGGCGTCGTCCAGAACATTGGACAGAGGTGCCGCAGGGCCAATTCACGAGTGTCCGCTATCGGCCAGGAGCGGACATTCGGGTGCTGCGTCAAAGACCCGGAATAATCCGTTCGAACTCGCCGGAGCAGTTGTATACGACGTAGTGACCTGCTCCCACCACATAGGCAAGTCGCCCCTTGACCGGGATCACCCAGACTGTCCATCCGTCCTCCCCGAGATGGGCGCTGGTATCGCAGTCCGCTCCGACGCTGCAAAGGTCAGAAGACCTCTTCAGCGCATCAGCAACAACCTCCCGCTGCCGTGCGTCGGACTGAACATCGCAACGCGTCGCCGCCTTGACGAGATAGGGCGTCATCAACGCAATCAGAAGGGCCACAGTTCGTGCTACGTGTCGCTCCATGACTGTGGAGATGTCCGCTTTGGGTCGAAAGCGGACATTAGCATCGACCGCTTCCCGACTAGGTAGGTCGCGGAACGTCTCGCTTCACAGCGCTGGCAGGATCAGCGATCGATGCAGCTGCGCGCCGGCCCATGCGCCGTCGCCGACGGCAAGCGATACCGAGTGCGGGGATCGCGCCGCATCGCCGCACGCGTATACGCCACGGACGCTGGTTTCCTTCGAGTCGATCGTGCCGATCTGCGTTCCGAATGGCGTTTCAATCAGATCACAGCCGACAACTTGGGCAATCAGCGAGGACGGCGCGTTTCGCGGCGCAGTGAACAAGCCTGCAAACGGAAGTTGTCGGCCGTCCGCCAGCACGACATCGGCGTGACCTTCTATGCTCGCGATCGAGGTGGCCTCGACGCAAACGCCGCGGCCAGCCAAGTCCTTCGCGGCGGCCGCATCCAGTTCCAGCGCGCCATTGAGGAAGAAGGTCACCCTGCCCCATTCCGGCAGCATCTGCGCCTGGTGGATCGACATCGGTCCGGTGGCGATGACGCCGATCTGCCCGAGTTGCAGTTCGTATCCGTGGCAGTAAGGGCAATGGAACACGCTGCGTCCCCACCGGTCTTGTAACCCGGGGATGTTGGGAAGCGTGTCCGAGACGCCCGTGGCCAATAGGAGCCGTCGCGCGTAATGCTGGCTGCGATCGTCCAGCACTACTTCGAAAGCGTCCTTCTCGCCCGTCGCGCTCACCGCCTCGCCGTCGCGCCAGCTCAACGTCGCATACGCCTCCAGCTGCTTCCTCGCCACGCGGGCGATGTCGGCCGGGTCGGCACCGTCCTGCGCAAGGAATCCGTGCGAATGCGCCGCCGCGCGGTTGCGCCGCCTGCCTGCATCGACGATCAGCACGCTTCGTCGGGCGCGTAACAACTGCAGCGCCGCCGCCATGCCCGAGTAACTCCCGCCGATGACGATGACGTCGTACTTCATACAGCGTTCCTCAGCACTTGCGCCTGCGCGCGAAGCCGGCGGCCAGGTCGGCAAGCGAGATGGACTCGAACTTCTGCAGCAGCAGTGATTCGGCCTGTTCGAAGGCATCGTCGAGCGCGGCGTTGACCGCCTGTTCGACGCGGCATTGGGGATGCTCGTTGCGATTGCCGATGGCGAACAGGGCAGGCTCGCCCAGCGCTTCGTGCAACTGGCGCAGGCTGACGGAAGACAGGTCGGCCACGATGCGCCAGCCGCCGGAATGCCCGCGCTCGGCGGCGACCAGGCCCGCCTCGCGCAGCAGGCCCATGGTGCGTCTGACGACAACCGGGTTCGTCCCGAGGCATTGCGCCAGGGCTTCGGAGGTCATCGGCGCGCCGTGTTCGTTCATGTGCAGCAATGCGTGGAGAACGGCTGATAGCCGGCTGTCGCGTTTCATGTAACAAATGGTGTTACATAATGGGCGGACGGTCAACTCGCGAGATCCGCTCATGTCTTCCTTCCACGACGCCACCGCCGTCGCGCGTTACGCGCAGGGCCCGGTGCGGCAGGTTCCCGGTTTGCATGCCCTGCATCGGATGGCCCACCTGCTGCTTGCCGAACACGCTCCGGACGACGGCCGCATCCTGGTGCTCGGCGCCGGTGGCGGGCTCGAATTGAGGGCCTTTGCGAACGCGCGGCCGGGATGGCGATTCGTGGGCGTGGACCCATACGCGCCGATGCTGGCACTGGCGGAGAACACGCTTGGCCCACTCGCGTCACGCGTGGAATTCATACACGGGGAGATCGATGCCGCGCCTGCAGGCCCCTTCGACGGCGCAACCTGCCTGCTTACCCTGCACTTTCTCACCCTCGAGGAACGCCTTCATGCATTGCGGCAACTTCGCGAGCGGCTCAAGCCAGGTGCTCCACTCGTCGTGGCGCACCACAGCATTGCGCAGGAGCCCGAGGAAAGAACGCGCTGGCTGGGCCGCTATGCTTCGTTCGCGGCAGCCTCCGGCGTCGCGTATGCCGACGCGCGGCGCGCCGCGGAAGGGATCGGCAGGCGGCTACCCCTGCTTTCACCGGCGCAGGAGGAATCGCTGCTGGAGCGTGCAGGTTTCACGCCGCCCGAACTGTTCTACGCAGCGTTCACCTTTCGGGGCTGGGTCGCTCGCCGGGAAACATAGCCGTTGAAGGGCACGTCCAAGGGGCTGGTCCGCTATGGCCAGAGGCGGACCTGGGTCTCATGCCGTGAGACGACAGGCTCCTAGGTTCCACATCCTTTCCCAAGGAGGACGCTGCTTTGAAAACGCAGTACTACACGTCGTCGAGCCTCGATGGTTTTCTTGCCACTGAAGACGATTCACTGGAATGGTTGTTTCCGCTAGGCGACATCAACGAGACCAGCTATCCGTCTTTCATCCAGGGCGTCGGTGCGATCGCGATGGGATCATCGACTTACGAATGGATCCTGCGCAATGCAGGCAGCGTCTCCGAAGCGACTGGATCGGCATGGCCATACACCCAACCGACCTGGGTCTTCACCAGCCGCACCCTGCCCACGATTGAAGGTGCCAACGTGACGTTCGCCAATGGCGACGTGCGCGTGGTTCATACTCAAATGCTCGCGGCTGCCAACGGCAAGAATGTGTGGGTTATGGGCGGCGGTGGCCTCGCCGCGCAATTTCATGACGCCGGATTGCTGGACGAGATCACCGTACAAATCGGCTCGGCGACCCTCGGATCCGGGAAACCGTTGTTCCCGCGACGACTCCTCAGCCCCGGCCTAGCCCTGATCTCGGCAACGCAGGTTGGTACCGGGTTTGCAGAGCTGACGTACAGCGTTCTGAAGGATATCCACTAGCCCCATCTGAGGCACCGCCAGATGACCCGGCGGAGGCACTCTGGGCGCCGCCGATTCATGAAGTTCCACGGACAACCAAGACCCGAAGTCTGCTCGCGCACCGCTGATCTGCCAGCCTGTCACGAACTGCGACGTCTAGGCGTCCACAGGATTGATGGGCTGTCAAACGGCAGCTCAGCACCTCCTCAACACGGACTTCGACAATGAAACGCGCTAATTGGTTTACGGTTTCCCCCGAGGGTGCCAAGGCAATCGGGGCCCTCCACCACTTCGTCACGACGGGCACAGCCCTGCCGGCCAAATTGATTCACTTGGTGTTCTTGCGGGTCTCCCAGCTGAACGGGTGTGCCCATTGCATCGACATCCATACTCGCGATCTCATCAAGGAAGGGATGTCGGTGGACACCGTCGTCCTTGTTCCAGTCTGGCACGAGGCTGAGTACCTGTTCTCGGAGCAGGAGCGGGCAGCCTTGGCGTGGGCCGAAGAAGTCACGCGCGTAAGCGAGACGCACGCCTCTGACGCGGCGTACGCTGCGGCCGCAGCGGCGTTCTCCGAAAAGGACTTCGTGGATCTGACGCTGACTGTTGCGGCGATGAATGCGATCAACCGCTTGGGGATCAGCTTCCGACTGAAGCCCCGCGCCAAGGCACACGCATAGCGCGATCTCCGCGGCGTCTGGCTGGATTCTTGCGCTGGTCTGTCGGCGCTCCGCCTATGAATGTCCGCTATCGACCAGCAGCGGTGATTCGCCGGTTGATCGGCGTGCCTACGCCTCGATCTGAAGCACACGAATACCCCGCGCTATAGCGCCCACCTCACGACATGTCCGCTAAGAAGTGAGACCGAAGAAGCTGGGCCACCTCAAGTGGCCCAGCCTTTCGTAGCAGAAACGATCACGTTTTCGCTAGGTAGTTCCGAATGGCTGCAGGCATGGTCGCAACCGGCTGAGGCGGTGGCTCATCCGCGCGCAGATCAAGGTACATGTCGATTGCTTTGAGAAATGCAGCACGCACGGATTCTGCATCGAAGGTTGCGATGGTTCCTGCGAGCCGCCCCATGGCGGACCCGCCGAGCATCTCGATCCTGCGAACGCCACGTTGCGGGCGCCCTGCCCGACGATGCAGCATCGGTCCAAGCACCTGATCCCGAAAAAACGCCAGCATTCCCAGCGCCTCGAACACTTCGCCGCGCGCCAGCTTTGCCGCTCCGTAGTGCAGCCAGATCCACGCTCTTTGCTCGAACCACTCGGGCGGCGCGTTGGGCCACTCGATGGCTGCCGCTTCGAGGATCGATTCGAGCTGCCCCGAATCGCGTGCGAAAAGCACCGCTGGGCGTTCGACGAGACGTGTCAAGTCCGAAGACTTCACGAACTTCAAGTCGACGTGCACCAGCGTTGGGCCGTACAGGCAGATCAGAAGCCTCGGCTCCCGACATGCTCGCCGGTAAACGCTGCTAACAGCTCCCCAAGTCTCGCAGCGAACGCAAGCCTCTTCAGTTTGATATGGAA from Lysobacter auxotrophicus encodes the following:
- a CDS encoding NAD(P)/FAD-dependent oxidoreductase gives rise to the protein MKYDVIVIGGSYSGMAAALQLLRARRSVLIVDAGRRRNRAAAHSHGFLAQDGADPADIARVARKQLEAYATLSWRDGEAVSATGEKDAFEVVLDDRSQHYARRLLLATGVSDTLPNIPGLQDRWGRSVFHCPYCHGYELQLGQIGVIATGPMSIHQAQMLPEWGRVTFFLNGALELDAAAAKDLAGRGVCVEATSIASIEGHADVVLADGRQLPFAGLFTAPRNAPSSLIAQVVGCDLIETPFGTQIGTIDSKETSVRGVYACGDAARSPHSVSLAVGDGAWAGAQLHRSLILPAL
- a CDS encoding carboxymuconolactone decarboxylase family protein, with the translated sequence MKRANWFTVSPEGAKAIGALHHFVTTGTALPAKLIHLVFLRVSQLNGCAHCIDIHTRDLIKEGMSVDTVVLVPVWHEAEYLFSEQERAALAWAEEVTRVSETHASDAAYAAAAAAFSEKDFVDLTLTVAAMNAINRLGISFRLKPRAKAHA
- a CDS encoding tetratricopeptide repeat protein, with the translated sequence MNSRLHCGLRFPVKCVVAAVVLAVVPSCSAERRVVNCQSLISDVSEGNRGLVTGRLRPDLADKAEALRRDCKATFERNMQLALYSANSGDPDSAVSLLREIASNDAESEPRRLNTLYWVLYRTFSRHEERGKVAADARARFPDSPYTRLIGGAEDCINGRGKAALTDLQYADSQLHEFQGLPFLAFAYAANDDFANAASTLDLLQRVTGGRMMEDRTVYTSVVTYVNMGRDADAVEIYQRFLQDFPQAFDSNFIRKSRAVLMQSGNLPEQG
- a CDS encoding dihydrofolate reductase family protein, encoding MKTQYYTSSSLDGFLATEDDSLEWLFPLGDINETSYPSFIEGVGAIAMGSSTYEWILRNAGTVSEQTGTAWPYTQPTWVFTSRELPKIEGANVTFANGDVRAAHSQMLAAASGRNVWVMGGGGLAAQFYDAGLLDEITVQIGSATLGSGKPLFPRRLLSPGLALISATRVGTGFAELTYSVLKDRH
- a CDS encoding DUF3606 domain-containing protein, with translation MTDDPRNRGEPDRSRINLNEEHEVRYWTKALDATEAELRAAVEAVGPTADKVREYFQRRG
- a CDS encoding dihydrofolate reductase family protein; protein product: MKTQYYTSSSLDGFLATEDDSLEWLFPLGDINETSYPSFIQGVGAIAMGSSTYEWILRNAGSVSEATGSAWPYTQPTWVFTSRTLPTIEGANVTFANGDVRVVHTQMLAAANGKNVWVMGGGGLAAQFHDAGLLDEITVQIGSATLGSGKPLFPRRLLSPGLALISATQVGTGFAELTYSVLKDIH
- a CDS encoding Rrf2 family transcriptional regulator; its protein translation is MKRDSRLSAVLHALLHMNEHGAPMTSEALAQCLGTNPVVVRRTMGLLREAGLVAAERGHSGGWRIVADLSSVSLRQLHEALGEPALFAIGNRNEHPQCRVEQAVNAALDDAFEQAESLLLQKFESISLADLAAGFARRRKC
- a CDS encoding class I SAM-dependent methyltransferase; this translates as MSSFHDATAVARYAQGPVRQVPGLHALHRMAHLLLAEHAPDDGRILVLGAGGGLELRAFANARPGWRFVGVDPYAPMLALAENTLGPLASRVEFIHGEIDAAPAGPFDGATCLLTLHFLTLEERLHALRQLRERLKPGAPLVVAHHSIAQEPEERTRWLGRYASFAAASGVAYADARRAAEGIGRRLPLLSPAQEESLLERAGFTPPELFYAAFTFRGWVARRET
- a CDS encoding DUF3606 domain-containing protein — translated: MWRQWVLRPTRSASTSSGAGDWIKELGASEERLREAVQEVGISADEVREFLARLWPSSAGGGDF
- a CDS encoding IS110 family transposase; the protein is MNELIRIGVDLAKNVFQVHGVDRRERPAWCKRLPRERWLRAVAETAPPGCEIGMESCGGAHHWARQLQARGFRVKLIAPQFVKPYVKSNKNDANDAEAICEAMSRPCMRFVSVKSVEQQDIQSAHRIRAGLVEQRTAKANQIRGLVAEYGLVAPKELLSLRRAIPRWLEDADNGLSDRFRHLLDGLWRDIRALDDRVAELDADIGAIAQSDPDAVRLQQLRGVGPMIATALLAAVGDARQFANGRQLSASLGLTPRQHSSGGKERLLGISKRGDAYLRSLLVHGARAMLRTAKGKEDRLSRWICRLAERSHPNVACVALANKTARMAWAMLRNGTDYQPDLAAA